From the genome of Malus domestica chromosome 04, GDT2T_hap1, one region includes:
- the LOC103400603 gene encoding protein TIC 22-like, chloroplastic: MNLGNSNNQKTSSPPTHNPPQLSPQQAFTNLQNHCSGFLHHLSHLPLFNPNPSSLQTHLQSTFSNLQNQAKHAFDSRFSSFNPVHSSGKNPVWGRIAVSNKTQVANSPGGGSKAAMSTEDIEERLAGVPVYALSNASEEFVLVSGASTGKSLGLFCFKKEDADALLEHIRIMDPGMRSGSKVVAVALNKVFQLKVDGVAFRLIPEYSQVKNALKEREKVGTSDDDGFPGVPVFQSRSLVLKSQSKSYRPVFFRKEDLENSLSRASRDQNQLNPAFRPGDVQVAVLEEVIKGMKEGSTSTWDDVVFIPPGFDISTDPNKQ, translated from the exons ATGAACTTGGGAAACTCCAATAACCAGAAAACTTCCTCACCACCGACACACAATCCGCCCCAACTCAGCCCCCAACAGGCCTTCACCAACCTCCAAAACCATTGCTCCGGTTTCCTCCACCACCTCTCCCACCTTCCCCTCTTCAACCCGAACCCTTCTTCCCTCCAAACCCACCTCCAATCCACCTTCTCCAACCTCCAGAATCAAGCAAAACATGCATTCGATTCCAGGTTTTCGAGCTTCAATCCGGTGCATTCTTCTGGCAAGAACCCAGTTTGGGGTCGAATTGCGGTGAGTAACAAAACCCAGGTCGCCAATTCCCCTGGTGGCGGGTCTAAAGCCGCCATGTCCACCGAGGACATCGAAGAGCGGCTTGCCGGCGTGCCGGTTTATGCTCTCAGTAATGCCTCGGAGGAATTCGTGTTGGTTTCTGGTGCTTCCACTGGGAAGTCTCTGGGATTGTTTTGTTTCAAGAAAGAGGATGCGGATGCACTTCTTGAGCATATTAGGATTATGGACCCCGGAATGCGAAGCGGGTCGAAAGTGGTGGCTGTGGCTTTAAATAAG GTTTTTCAGCTCAAGGTCGATGGAGTAGCCTTCAGGTTGATTCCTGAGTATTCTCAAGTCAAGAATGCGCTTAAG GAGAGAGAAAAGGTTGGAACTTCTGATGATGATGGCTTTCCTGGTGTACCAGTTTTCCAG TCAAGGAGCTTGGTTCTGAAAAGCCAAAGCAAGAGCTATCGTCCAGTATTTTTCAGGAAG GAGGATTTGGAAAATTCACTATCAAGAGCTTCTCGTGACCAGAATCAATTAAATCCTGCCTTCAGACCAGGGGATGTTCAG GTTGCTGTTCTTGAGGAAGTCATAAAGGGGATGAAG GAGGGTTCTACATCAACGTGGGATGACGTCGTCTTCATCCCTCCTGGATTTGACATCTCTACTGATCCCAACAAGCAATAG